Proteins from a genomic interval of Clostridium scatologenes:
- a CDS encoding TetR/AcrR family transcriptional regulator has translation MKNNLSREIIIETTLALIDENDGSKNVTLRDIAKKLGCAHTNLYNYFKSLEEIFWEALGQALLKMMYYSESNLTVKIDCEKGLYELFDNLIDFSMEHPGWYKLIWFDTIGGNPPDEVIKMLNKPGKELIEIIIKISNDKLSEEKASLIANILHGYLHGELCKWINNRSFINNRQEIKTKLLSNIKYIYKLMV, from the coding sequence ATGAAAAATAATTTAAGTAGGGAAATTATTATAGAGACTACACTAGCTTTAATAGATGAAAATGATGGAAGCAAAAATGTAACTTTGAGAGATATTGCAAAAAAACTTGGCTGTGCTCATACGAACTTATACAACTATTTTAAGAGCTTGGAGGAAATTTTTTGGGAAGCACTTGGACAGGCATTATTAAAAATGATGTATTATTCCGAAAGTAATTTAACTGTTAAAATTGATTGTGAAAAAGGGCTTTATGAACTTTTCGATAATCTCATTGATTTTTCAATGGAGCATCCTGGTTGGTATAAACTTATATGGTTTGATACTATAGGTGGAAATCCTCCTGATGAAGTAATTAAAATGTTAAATAAGCCAGGTAAAGAACTTATTGAAATAATTATAAAAATAAGCAATGATAAACTTTCGGAGGAAAAGGCAAGTTTAATTGCAAATATACTACATGGATATTTACATGGTGAATTGTGTAAATGGATAAACAATCGAAGCTTTATAAACAATAGACAGGAAATAAAAACAAAGCTTTTATCAAATATAAAGTACATATACAAATTGATGGTTTAA
- a CDS encoding flavodoxin family protein, translating to MLKKILIGVVILSIVAVASMVLMVGYANKIKGGNEKILTSKNASPKKALIIFQPSLSDVTSLMANSIAKGLNDEGYEVTLNYPEKDLKYDISKYSIVIFGSPNYARNPLTVVTDYMSKIKDLSSKKVIVFSTGADASKKDELEIMEKSLNGTKPYKKVKFLSSSKNESESKAYNLGKELSKE from the coding sequence ATGTTAAAGAAAATTTTAATAGGAGTTGTAATTTTATCAATAGTTGCGGTTGCTAGTATGGTGCTGATGGTTGGATATGCAAATAAAATAAAGGGAGGCAATGAAAAGATACTTACAAGTAAAAATGCATCTCCTAAAAAGGCATTAATCATTTTTCAACCTTCGTTATCTGATGTTACAAGTTTAATGGCAAATTCAATAGCCAAAGGATTAAATGATGAAGGTTATGAGGTTACATTGAATTATCCAGAAAAAGATCTAAAATATGATATATCAAAATATTCTATAGTGATTTTTGGTTCACCAAACTATGCAAGAAACCCACTTACAGTAGTAACAGATTATATGTCAAAAATAAAAGACCTTTCATCTAAGAAAGTTATAGTATTTTCAACTGGAGCAGATGCTTCTAAAAAAGATGAACTTGAAATTATGGAAAAGTCTCTTAATGGTACAAAGCCATATAAAAAAGTAAAGTTTCTTTCAAGTTCAAAAAATGAAAGTGAAAGTAAAGCTTATAATTTAGGTAAAGAATTATCGAAGGAATAG
- a CDS encoding CDP-alcohol phosphatidyltransferase family protein has translation MKKLMMKLPNIITLLRVILSVFLNFYIVKHFGDMLIPIIITCIIFLTDFLDGRIARFNGSISKLGAVFDVASDLLYIIISYMVLYIPHILPLWFLFVILFKFAEFIITSYFIKKACSEKSIFIFDFLGRIAAAMFYVIPIFSYITFHIMNARYLYSLFIYVHYNFCCICFFFIPYLDLYCKFEKM, from the coding sequence ATGAAAAAACTTATGATGAAACTTCCCAATATCATAACATTACTTAGAGTAATATTATCAGTATTTTTAAATTTCTACATTGTTAAACATTTTGGTGATATGTTGATACCTATAATAATTACTTGTATAATATTTTTGACCGATTTTTTAGATGGTAGGATTGCTAGATTTAATGGTAGTATATCAAAATTAGGAGCTGTTTTTGATGTAGCTTCAGATTTACTGTACATTATCATTTCATATATGGTATTATATATTCCACACATTTTGCCATTGTGGTTTTTATTTGTTATATTATTTAAATTTGCAGAGTTTATTATTACTTCATATTTTATAAAAAAGGCTTGCAGCGAAAAATCTATATTTATTTTTGATTTTTTAGGTAGAATTGCTGCTGCAATGTTTTATGTTATTCCTATATTTTCCTATATAACTTTTCATATTATGAATGCTAGATATCTATATAGTTTATTCATTTATGTACATTATAACTTTTGCTGCATTTGTTTCTTTTTCATACCGTATTTGGACTTGTATTGTAAGTTTGAAAAAATGTGA
- a CDS encoding arsenate reductase family protein, whose product MNIQIFGVKKCFDTKKAERYFKERKIKYQLIDLNEKGLSKGELKSVKEAVGLNNLINTKTKEYTRLNLDKIRDSNMKEEILLNNPKVYKTPIVRNGKEATVGYEPNIWGNWE is encoded by the coding sequence ATGAATATTCAAATTTTCGGGGTAAAAAAATGCTTTGATACAAAAAAGGCAGAAAGATATTTTAAAGAGAGAAAAATTAAATATCAACTTATTGATTTAAACGAGAAGGGGTTAAGTAAAGGAGAACTTAAAAGTGTTAAGGAAGCTGTTGGATTAAACAATTTAATAAACACTAAAACAAAAGAATATACAAGATTAAATCTTGATAAAATTAGAGACAGCAATATGAAAGAAGAAATACTTTTAAATAATCCTAAAGTTTATAAAACTCCAATAGTACGCAATGGGAAAGAAGCTACAGTGGGATATGAACCAAATATTTGGGGAAATTGGGAATAA
- a CDS encoding ABC transporter ATP-binding protein, translating into MYLQLNNLSKIFETKKVIDNLSLSIDKGELICFLGPSGCGKTTTLQMIGGFLRPTSGSIFIDGENITSLPPELRPVSTVFQSYALFPHLNVIENVIYGLKFQGFKKKEALEKGEKYLDIVNLLEFKNRKIHELSGGQQQRVALARSLIINPKVLLLDEPLSNLDANLRIKMRNEIKDIQKKFNITMIFVTHDQEEALSISDRIAIMKDGKIEQLGTPEEIYNSPQNSFVLNFIGNSNILSKANEESIFIRPEHIKIDKNNGNQKGKLINKIFMGSFTLYEIEIDKNILNVKVQNDTLNNFQYGEEVYLTFLKKGILKK; encoded by the coding sequence ATGTATCTTCAATTGAATAATTTGTCCAAAATATTTGAAACAAAAAAAGTAATAGATAATTTATCTTTGTCTATAGATAAAGGAGAACTTATATGCTTTCTTGGTCCTTCAGGTTGTGGCAAAACTACAACTTTACAGATGATAGGCGGCTTTTTAAGACCTACAAGTGGAAGTATATTTATTGATGGAGAAAATATTACTTCTCTGCCACCTGAGCTGCGACCAGTATCCACAGTATTTCAATCCTACGCTTTATTCCCTCATCTTAATGTTATAGAAAATGTAATTTATGGTCTGAAATTTCAAGGTTTTAAGAAAAAAGAAGCACTGGAAAAAGGCGAAAAATATTTAGATATAGTAAACCTTTTAGAATTTAAAAATAGAAAAATTCATGAACTCAGTGGTGGTCAACAGCAAAGAGTTGCCTTAGCAAGATCCTTAATAATTAATCCAAAAGTTCTTTTGCTAGACGAACCTTTAAGCAACTTAGATGCAAATTTAAGAATAAAAATGCGAAATGAAATTAAAGATATCCAAAAAAAATTTAATATAACCATGATTTTTGTTACTCATGATCAAGAAGAAGCTTTGAGCATTTCCGATAGAATAGCCATAATGAAGGATGGGAAAATAGAACAATTGGGAACTCCCGAAGAAATATATAATAGCCCCCAAAATTCATTTGTATTAAATTTCATTGGAAATTCTAATATATTAAGCAAAGCTAATGAAGAATCTATATTCATAAGACCTGAGCATATAAAAATAGATAAAAATAACGGTAATCAAAAAGGCAAATTGATAAATAAAATCTTTATGGGATCTTTCACACTATATGAAATAGAAATTGATAAAAATATTTTAAATGTAAAAGTTCAAAATGATACTTTAAATAATTTTCAATATGGTGAAGAAGTTTATTTAACTTTTCTTAAAAAGGGGATATTAAAAAAATAG
- a CDS encoding ABC transporter permease has translation MKIFKNRVSRLDTHFYNFIDISLIIFTILLVLIFILCPILAVIKESFFPEGFLTFDLYKNLFVNNKKLLFNSIFVSLLSTIISTVFAIFISIYINFSSKKIKSVLMLILILTMISPPFVSSLAYIQLFGKRGIITYHILKLSLNPYGWQGIVSMQTLSFTSLNTLLLISIIRGIDKSLIQASLDLGCKPSYTIRKVLVPLMKPGIIVCALLSCVRSLSDFGTPMIIGGSFNVLAAEIYLKIIAYSELPEAASMCILILIPCLFLFICYRHYMKNYNALSKINSKTVNTNIDFPLSGITRIVFKSITLIFFIIMIVQYLTIFISAFSKYSYGHFKFTFEYLSYLKFYSLKSFIRSIIYSFIAGIVGSFLGVLISFYTDRRKIKGMKILDFIATLPYIIPGTFFGIGYILAFNNYPLELTGTALIVVLNCIFKQLPMTTKISSAVLSQVNLQIENSARDLGASNIYVLKDIIIPNVKPAFLAGFINNFTSTMTTIGSIIFLIYPGEKVATLELFDAINTGNYGLSAMIALFIIIITLTMNLLFSKFILGGNLVKNVSSIE, from the coding sequence ATGAAAATATTTAAAAATAGGGTATCTAGACTAGATACCCATTTTTATAATTTTATAGATATTTCACTTATAATATTTACTATACTTCTAGTATTAATATTTATTCTTTGTCCTATTTTAGCAGTTATAAAAGAAAGTTTTTTCCCTGAAGGTTTTTTAACATTTGATTTATATAAAAACTTATTTGTAAATAATAAAAAATTATTATTCAATAGTATTTTTGTTTCTTTACTTTCCACAATTATTTCAACAGTATTTGCTATTTTTATTTCTATTTATATAAACTTTAGTTCGAAAAAAATTAAAAGTGTATTGATGTTAATTTTAATCCTTACTATGATTTCTCCACCTTTTGTTTCATCACTTGCATATATACAACTTTTTGGCAAACGCGGCATAATAACTTATCACATTCTAAAACTCAGCTTGAATCCTTATGGATGGCAAGGAATAGTATCCATGCAAACTTTGAGCTTTACTTCCTTAAACACCTTACTTTTAATTAGTATTATAAGAGGGATTGATAAAAGTTTAATTCAAGCTTCATTAGATTTAGGCTGCAAACCTTCCTATACTATAAGGAAAGTTTTAGTACCTCTTATGAAGCCTGGAATAATAGTTTGTGCTTTATTAAGCTGTGTAAGATCTCTTTCAGATTTTGGTACTCCAATGATTATAGGTGGTTCTTTTAATGTACTAGCTGCAGAAATATATTTAAAAATTATAGCTTATTCAGAATTGCCTGAGGCAGCTTCTATGTGCATTTTAATTTTAATACCATGTTTATTCTTATTTATTTGCTACAGGCATTACATGAAGAACTACAATGCACTATCCAAGATTAATTCAAAAACAGTCAATACCAATATTGATTTTCCATTAAGCGGAATTACACGAATTGTATTCAAATCAATTACTTTAATATTTTTTATAATTATGATTGTACAGTATTTAACTATATTTATTTCTGCTTTTTCAAAATACAGTTATGGTCACTTTAAATTTACTTTTGAATACCTAAGTTACTTAAAATTTTATAGTTTAAAAAGCTTTATTAGAAGTATAATTTATTCTTTTATTGCAGGTATAGTTGGAAGTTTCCTTGGAGTGCTTATATCATTTTATACTGATAGGCGAAAAATTAAAGGTATGAAAATTTTAGACTTTATAGCTACCCTTCCTTATATCATACCAGGTACTTTTTTTGGTATAGGTTACATATTAGCCTTTAATAATTATCCTTTAGAATTAACTGGAACTGCACTTATTGTAGTTTTAAATTGTATATTTAAGCAGCTGCCTATGACTACTAAAATTAGCAGTGCAGTTTTATCTCAGGTTAATTTGCAAATAGAAAATTCTGCTAGAGACTTAGGTGCAAGCAATATATATGTGCTTAAAGATATAATTATTCCTAATGTTAAACCTGCCTTTTTAGCAGGTTTCATAAATAATTTTACTTCTACAATGACAACTATAGGTTCCATTATATTTTTAATATATCCTGGTGAAAAAGTTGCAACTTTAGAATTATTTGATGCAATAAATACTGGTAACTATGGCTTGTCTGCAATGATTGCACTATTTATAATTATAATCACCTTAACTATGAATTTACTTTTTTCCAAATTTATTTTAGGAGGTAATTTAGTAAAAAATGTATCTTCAATTGAATAA
- a CDS encoding ABC transporter substrate-binding protein, with the protein MKKLQKLLCLTIIFLISLNLFACSNKDSAENKKDDKKNITLKIVTPDDSYKPLFDKYTKETGTKIEFLSLSSGEVISRVKAEGGKPMADVWFGGGIDAFMEAKTDGLLQKCDFKGSTDISKEFKDADNYWFSKGLTVVGFIVNNDVLKDKNLPEPKKWSDLTNPIYKNEILMSNPAISGTNYAVVNSLLQNKGDEAGWQYFQDLNKNISYYSKKGKDPNVKTIAGEVGIGITYIDKGLEKQQKEKNVKIIYPEDGIPWMPDGVAVFKNAKNSEAAKDFVAWVFKDENLKELVKIDNKDTVKIVKPNLQGVELTFPKEKLLKEDLSLFGKNRKAILDKWSKMVGNK; encoded by the coding sequence ATGAAAAAGTTACAAAAACTACTATGTTTAACCATCATTTTCCTTATTTCTTTAAATCTTTTTGCATGTTCAAACAAAGATAGCGCTGAAAATAAGAAAGATGACAAGAAAAACATTACTTTAAAAATAGTAACTCCAGATGATTCTTATAAGCCTCTATTTGATAAATATACAAAAGAAACTGGAACAAAAATTGAGTTTCTATCTCTATCTTCTGGTGAAGTTATTTCTAGAGTAAAAGCTGAAGGCGGAAAACCTATGGCGGACGTATGGTTTGGCGGCGGAATAGACGCCTTCATGGAAGCTAAAACTGATGGTTTATTACAAAAATGTGATTTCAAAGGTTCTACAGACATTAGTAAAGAATTTAAAGATGCCGATAACTATTGGTTTTCAAAAGGTTTAACTGTAGTAGGCTTTATTGTAAATAACGATGTATTAAAAGATAAAAATTTACCTGAACCTAAAAAATGGTCAGACTTGACAAACCCAATATATAAAAATGAAATTTTAATGTCTAATCCAGCTATATCTGGAACTAACTATGCTGTAGTTAATTCTTTACTTCAAAATAAAGGTGATGAAGCAGGTTGGCAGTACTTTCAAGATTTAAATAAAAACATTTCTTACTATTCTAAAAAAGGTAAAGACCCAAATGTTAAAACTATAGCTGGAGAAGTAGGTATTGGAATAACTTACATAGATAAGGGGTTAGAAAAGCAACAAAAAGAAAAAAATGTAAAAATCATATATCCAGAGGATGGAATTCCATGGATGCCTGATGGAGTAGCTGTATTTAAAAATGCTAAAAACTCTGAAGCAGCAAAAGATTTTGTAGCTTGGGTATTTAAAGATGAAAACTTAAAAGAATTAGTTAAAATTGATAATAAAGATACAGTAAAAATTGTTAAGCCAAATCTTCAGGGTGTAGAATTGACTTTTCCAAAGGAAAAACTGCTAAAAGAAGACTTATCACTTTTCGGCAAAAATAGAAAAGCCATTTTAGATAAATGGAGCAAAATGGTAGGCAACAAATAA
- a CDS encoding FAD:protein FMN transferase: protein MFNFKKLLSIFSKNIKKNEMLYWKEFYSLGTIIQLRAYGNKSEIAISEAMKRVNDIDDKMSAFKDYSELSKINRSAGKNYEKVSYDTYFVINKAVEYSRMCHGTFDPTIRPIVNLWNIGKENFKIPSKSEIVNNLNLVDYKDICLDEKDVSIKLKKENQKLDVGGIAKGYAADEVRRVFEKCHIKSALIDLGGNILAVGNKVDGSKWNVGIQDPIKERGEFVGVLSVSNKSVVTSGNYERYSIKDGKRFHHIIDSRTGYPSEGEVISTTIISDYSIDGDGLSTGVYIMGVKDGMELIESIKGVEAIFITEDKKVYTSSGIKDKFNLTNTEFSYKN from the coding sequence ATGTTCAATTTTAAAAAATTGCTTAGTATATTTTCAAAAAATATTAAGAAAAATGAAATGCTATACTGGAAGGAATTTTATTCTCTTGGAACCATAATACAATTGAGAGCATATGGAAATAAATCTGAAATAGCAATAAGTGAAGCTATGAAAAGAGTTAATGATATAGATGATAAAATGTCAGCATTTAAAGATTATAGTGAGCTTTCAAAAATCAATAGAAGTGCTGGTAAAAACTATGAGAAGGTTAGCTACGATACTTATTTTGTAATAAACAAAGCAGTAGAATATAGCAGAATGTGTCATGGAACTTTTGATCCTACAATTAGGCCAATAGTGAATTTATGGAACATAGGTAAAGAAAATTTTAAAATACCAAGTAAAAGTGAAATTGTAAATAATCTTAATCTTGTTGACTACAAAGACATATGTTTAGATGAAAAAGATGTTTCCATTAAGTTAAAAAAAGAAAATCAAAAACTTGATGTTGGAGGTATTGCCAAAGGTTATGCAGCAGATGAAGTTAGAAGAGTATTTGAAAAATGCCATATAAAAAGTGCATTGATTGATCTTGGTGGGAACATACTTGCTGTAGGTAATAAAGTTGATGGAAGTAAGTGGAATGTTGGTATTCAAGATCCCATAAAAGAAAGAGGAGAATTTGTAGGAGTACTAAGTGTTTCAAATAAGTCTGTAGTTACTTCTGGAAATTATGAAAGATATTCAATAAAGGATGGAAAAAGGTTTCATCACATAATAGATTCCAGAACAGGATACCCTTCAGAAGGTGAAGTTATAAGTACTACTATAATATCTGATTATTCCATTGATGGTGATGGGTTGTCAACTGGAGTTTATATTATGGGAGTTAAAGATGGAATGGAATTAATAGAATCCATAAAGGGAGTAGAAGCCATATTTATAACTGAAGATAAGAAAGTATATACCTCATCAGGCATTAAAGATAAATTTAACCTTACAAATACAGAATTTTCGTATAAAAATTAG
- a CDS encoding FMN-binding protein — MKKKISKLQILRTIVQIICLIVLPGLFTLSFSEIGKLYSMIIKGKFNLVQVLPGLTAAIAVIPITILFGRFFCGWMCAFGTFNDFLYMAFQKVFKKQFRVNKQADSILKYVKYVILVLIIFFVWTMGNNTLNDYSPWNAFAQIGNFPDAIVQYTFGFILLIFIAVGAMFIERFFCRYLCPLGAIFSIVSKIRIFKIKKPNDKCGKCRLCTNNCSMGIELYKMNKVSSGECINCLKCIDVCPRKNTQASVANQEINPTFASAVAIAAFSGLYAASSALGTSVKSNMAVGINTSNSTTISASNNVNNSSQAQYKDGTYTGVGDGFKPDLKVSVTVKNGKISDIQIVSHNESRGYYEEPFNVVPKEIIETQSTEVDAVSGATRSSNGIMQAVENALSGAKINSNSTNTSSNNSQNIESNSTNESQNSSSTSNSTAISSTKGEYKDGTYTGVGRGFRPNLKVSVTVSSGKISNIEIVSHNESRGYYEQPFDTVPKEIIQSQSTNVDTVSGATRSSNGIISAVEDALSQAK, encoded by the coding sequence ATGAAGAAAAAAATATCTAAATTACAAATATTGAGAACTATAGTGCAAATTATATGTTTAATTGTACTTCCAGGATTATTTACTTTAAGTTTTAGTGAAATTGGAAAGCTTTATTCCATGATTATAAAAGGTAAATTTAATTTAGTTCAGGTACTGCCAGGTTTAACTGCAGCAATTGCAGTGATTCCTATAACTATATTATTTGGTAGATTCTTTTGTGGATGGATGTGTGCTTTTGGAACCTTTAATGATTTTTTATACATGGCATTTCAAAAGGTGTTTAAAAAACAATTTAGAGTAAATAAACAAGCAGATTCTATTTTGAAATATGTAAAGTATGTAATTTTAGTACTTATAATATTTTTTGTATGGACAATGGGAAACAACACCTTAAATGATTATAGTCCTTGGAATGCTTTTGCACAAATAGGAAACTTCCCTGATGCTATAGTTCAGTATACTTTTGGATTTATACTATTAATATTTATAGCAGTAGGTGCAATGTTTATTGAAAGATTTTTCTGTAGATATTTATGTCCACTTGGAGCTATATTTTCAATAGTATCAAAAATCAGGATTTTTAAAATAAAGAAACCTAATGATAAATGCGGAAAATGCAGATTATGTACAAATAATTGTTCAATGGGTATAGAACTTTATAAGATGAATAAAGTAAGCAGTGGGGAATGTATAAATTGTTTAAAATGTATAGATGTTTGTCCAAGAAAGAATACACAAGCAAGTGTTGCAAATCAAGAAATTAATCCAACTTTTGCATCAGCAGTAGCAATAGCCGCTTTTTCAGGATTATATGCTGCTAGCTCTGCATTAGGTACTTCTGTTAAAAGCAATATGGCTGTAGGTATAAATACATCTAATAGTACAACTATTTCAGCCTCTAATAATGTGAATAATTCGTCACAGGCACAATATAAGGATGGAACTTACACAGGTGTTGGAGATGGATTTAAACCAGATTTAAAGGTTTCTGTTACAGTTAAGAATGGTAAAATATCTGATATACAAATAGTATCTCATAATGAATCTAGGGGATATTATGAAGAACCTTTTAATGTAGTACCTAAAGAAATAATAGAAACTCAATCTACAGAAGTAGATGCAGTATCAGGCGCTACAAGAAGTAGTAATGGAATAATGCAGGCGGTGGAGAATGCATTAAGTGGAGCAAAAATAAATAGTAATTCAACAAATACTAGTAGTAATAATTCTCAAAATATAGAGAGCAATAGCACAAATGAAAGTCAAAATTCATCGTCTACAAGCAATAGTACAGCTATAAGTTCAACTAAGGGAGAATATAAAGATGGAACGTATACTGGCGTTGGACGTGGGTTTAGACCAAATTTAAAGGTTTCTGTTACAGTATCAAGTGGGAAAATAAGTAATATAGAAATAGTATCTCATAATGAATCTAGAGGTTATTATGAACAGCCTTTTGATACAGTTCCAAAGGAAATTATACAATCTCAATCAACTAATGTAGATACAGTTTCAGGAGCTACGAGGAGTAGCAATGGAATTATAAGTGCAGTAGAAGATGCACTAAGTCAGGCAAAATAA
- a CDS encoding spore germination protein: MNNNFSNLEENIKIFIGKIGIKNPPVIKKFFIGKGEPIHAAIIYMNGISNKNIIDRDILKPLMVNVKEDIFHIKELPTYLCERYIYMSDTYVEEDIDNAVNSVKRGKTVILINDISNFIVVDTIGGKIREISEPVSESFMRGPREGFVENLELNLSMLQRIVKDNNLSIETITVGRRSKTGVSIVYIDDVADKDIVNNIKNRVSAIDVDVVQESGIVEQLIEKYPYTIFPQVVTTEKPDRVVANIMEGRLAIIVEGTPFAIILPAIFTDFFQSVEDYYERTIISSFVRILRIISVLIVITLPSIYLIFIRFNAELIPIKFIIPIIQSRKDIALPPLLEILSMEIVLEFLREGGLRLPSKIGQTLSVVGGFIIGDAAIRARIVSPATIVVVGVAAVGTFVIPNYEMSLSIRLIRFPILFLSNLLGVLGIAAGVYILIIHLYSLDSFGVPYFSSNKHKDLKDILVRVPLWKMNKRPQSIPNNNTIRQTNFRKKLRRKD; this comes from the coding sequence ATGAATAATAATTTTTCTAATTTAGAAGAAAATATAAAAATTTTTATTGGTAAAATAGGAATTAAAAATCCTCCTGTAATAAAAAAATTTTTCATAGGGAAAGGTGAGCCTATACATGCTGCTATTATATATATGAATGGAATATCGAATAAAAATATTATTGATAGGGATATATTGAAACCTTTAATGGTTAATGTTAAGGAAGATATTTTTCATATCAAAGAACTTCCTACTTATTTGTGTGAAAGATATATTTATATGAGTGATACTTATGTTGAAGAAGATATTGATAATGCGGTAAATAGTGTGAAAAGAGGAAAAACAGTAATATTAATTAATGACATTTCTAATTTTATAGTAGTTGATACCATTGGGGGAAAAATACGTGAGATTTCTGAGCCAGTAAGTGAATCTTTTATGAGGGGACCAAGGGAAGGGTTTGTAGAAAATTTAGAATTAAATTTGAGCATGTTACAAAGAATTGTAAAAGATAATAATTTGTCTATTGAGACAATTACAGTAGGAAGGAGGTCGAAAACCGGTGTTTCTATTGTGTACATAGATGATGTTGCAGATAAAGATATAGTTAATAATATAAAAAATAGAGTAAGTGCTATAGATGTTGATGTGGTGCAAGAATCTGGAATTGTAGAACAATTAATTGAAAAGTATCCATATACAATTTTTCCTCAAGTAGTTACTACAGAAAAGCCGGATAGGGTAGTAGCTAATATAATGGAAGGCAGATTAGCAATAATTGTGGAAGGTACACCGTTTGCAATAATATTACCTGCAATATTTACAGACTTTTTTCAAAGTGTAGAAGATTACTATGAAAGAACAATAATATCTTCTTTTGTTAGAATATTACGCATTATATCAGTTCTTATTGTTATAACATTACCTTCTATATATTTGATTTTTATTAGGTTTAATGCTGAACTCATACCTATAAAGTTTATAATTCCTATAATACAATCAAGGAAGGATATAGCATTACCTCCACTTTTAGAAATACTTTCTATGGAAATTGTTTTGGAATTTTTGCGTGAAGGTGGCTTAAGATTACCAAGTAAAATAGGTCAAACTCTTAGTGTAGTTGGTGGATTTATAATTGGAGATGCAGCTATAAGAGCAAGGATAGTAAGTCCAGCTACAATAGTAGTAGTTGGAGTAGCAGCAGTTGGAACTTTTGTAATACCAAATTATGAAATGTCACTTTCCATAAGGCTAATAAGATTTCCAATACTTTTTCTTTCAAATTTATTAGGTGTTCTTGGTATAGCAGCAGGCGTTTATATTCTTATAATTCATCTATATTCCTTAGATAGCTTTGGGGTACCGTATTTTTCTAGCAATAAACATAAGGATTTAAAAGATATTTTAGTAAGGGTGCCATTATGGAAAATGAATAAAAGGCCACAATCTATACCAAATAATAATACTATAAGGCAAACTAATTTTAGAAAAAAACTTAGGAGAAAAGATTAA